The following coding sequences lie in one Phalacrocorax aristotelis chromosome 2, bGulAri2.1, whole genome shotgun sequence genomic window:
- the SLC35D4 gene encoding UDP-N-acetylglucosamine transporter TMEM241 isoform X3: MYLKRPAGGLAFCLFYLASCFTNKYVLSVLKFTYPTLFQGWQTLVGGLLLHVSWKLGWVEINLCSRSEILSWLPASVLFVGIIYAGSRALSRLPIPVFLTVHNAAEVITCGFQKFVQKEQTSHLKVCSVLFLLVAAVCLPLCDTQFDPNGYLWALIHLICVGAYKVFRKLWKPSSLSDLDQQYINYVFSVVLLASASHPAGDLFSALDFPFLYFYRFHSSCCASGLLGFLLMLHTVKLKSSTTSGQYAAWIFLAKACDNWSCTGVCPGTHRV; the protein is encoded by the exons tatGTCCTGTCTGTCCTGAAATTTACCTACCCTACCCTTTTTCAAGG gTGGCAGACATTAGTGGGTGGACTTCTGCTTCATGTCTCCTGGAAGCTGGGCTGGGTGGAGATAAACTTGTGTTCAAG GTCTGAAATCCTGTCATGGCTTCCTGCTTCAGTACTGTTTGTTGGCATTATTTATGCTGGCTCTAGGGCACTGTCTAGATTG CCAATCCCAGTGTTTCTCACTGTGCACAATGCGGCAGAAGTTATAACCTGTGGGttccagaagtttgtgcagaaAGAG cagaCCTCTCATCTGAAAGTCTGTAG TGTGCTGTTCCTCTTGGTAGCAGCAGTGTGCCTTCCTTTATGTGACACACAG TTTGATCCAAACGGTTATTTATGGGCTCTAATTCACTTGATCTGTGTTG GGGCTTACAAAGTATTTCGCAAGTTATGGAAACCTAGCTCTTTAAG tgATCTGGACCAACAGTACATCAACTATGTATTCAG tgtgGTGCTGTTGGCCTCTGCATCCCATCCAGCAG GTGATCTCTTCAGTGCCTTGGACTTTCCATTCCTGTACTTCTACAGGTTCCATagcagctgctgtgccag TGGACTGTTGGGATTCTTACTGATGTTGCACACAGTGAAGCTAAAAAGCAGCACAACCTCAGGGCAATATGCAGCATGGATTTTCCTTGCAAAG GCTTGTGACAACTGGAGTTGCACAGGGGTCTGTCCTGGGACCCATcgtgtttaa